A window of Anomalospiza imberbis isolate Cuckoo-Finch-1a 21T00152 chromosome 4, ASM3175350v1, whole genome shotgun sequence contains these coding sequences:
- the PCDH18 gene encoding protocadherin-18, which produces MYRIDDKIHFVFSFALIIISCNNAVLGKNLKYRIYEEQRVGSVIARLSEDVADVLLKMPNPSSVRFRAMQRGNSPLLVVREDNGEISIGAKIDREQLCQKNLNCSIEFDVITLPTEHLQLFHVEVEVLDINDNSPQFSRALIPIEISESAAVGTRIPLDSAFDPDVGDNSLHTYSLSANNFFSIDVRTRTDGAKYAELIVVRELDRELKSSYELQLTASDKGVPQRSGSSLLKISISDSNDNSPVFEQQSYIIQLLENSPIGTLLIDLNATDPDEGANGKVVYSFSSHVSAKIIETFRIDPEKGHLTLLKQVDYEVTKSYEIDAQAQDMGPNSIPAHCKIIIKVVDVNDNKPEINLNLMSTEREEVACISEGSPLDTFVALVRVQDKDSGVNGEIVCKLHGHGHFKLQKTYENNYLILTNATLDREKRSEYILTVIAEDKGTPSLSTVKHFTVQISDENDNPPHFQTKRYEVVILENNSPGAYITSVTATDPDLGDNGQVTYTILENSILGSSITTYVTIDPSNGAIYALRTFDHEEVNQIAFMVQARDGGSQQLTSNTTVVLTIIDENDNAPVIVGPALRNSTAEISIPKDAEIGFLVTRIRATDRDSGMNSELSCSIAADKENSIFVMDPQTCDISINVSVESVPAKQWEFLVIVQDKGSPQLSTKALLKCTILEHVYSFSSTEATLVSQPSLDISMITIISLGSICAVLLVIMVIFATRCNREKKDTRSYNCRMAESTYQHHPKRPSRQIHKGDITLVPTLPIRSHHRASPSSSPALERGQMSSQQSHHSHQSLNSLVTISSNHVPENFSLELTHATPAVEVSQLLSMLHQGQYQPRPSFRGNKYSRSYRYALQDMDKFSLKDSGRGDSEAGDSDYDLGRESPIDRLLGEGFSDLFLTDGRIPAAMRLCTEECRVLGHSDQCWMPPLPSPSSDYRSNMFIPGEEFQSPQQHLQQQHHQGLEEDAQAADSSEKKKSFSTFGKDCQGEEESGDTCTSSLLSEMSSVFQRLLPPSLDAYTECNEMDRSNSLERRKGHLPAKNVNYPLGVAAWAASTHFQNPANNGPTLGTHSGAQPSSRWLPAMEEIPENYEEDDFDNVLNHLSDGKHELMDASELVAEINKLLQDVRQN; this is translated from the exons ATGTATCGAATTGACGATAAAATACACTTTGTATTCAGTTTTGCACTGATCATAATATCTTGCAATAATGCTGTGCTGGGCAAGAATTTGAAATACAGGATTTATGAGGAGCAGAGGGTTGGATCAGTAATAGCAAGACTATCGGAGGATGTTGCTgatgttttattaaaaatgccTAACCCTTCCTCAGTTCGGTTTCGAGCCATGCAGAGGGGAAATTCTCCCTTACTTGTAGTCCGTGAGGATAATGGAGAAATCAGCATAGGAGCTAAAATTGATCGGGAACAACTGTGTCAGAAAAACTTAAACTGCTCCATAGAGTTTGATGTGATCACTCTGCCCACTGAAcatctgcagcttttccatgttGAAGTTGAAGTGCTGGATATTAATGACAACTCTCCACAGTTTTCCAGAGCTCTTATCCCTATTGAGATATCAGAGAGTGCAGCTGTAGGAACTCGGATCCCTTTGGACAGTGCTTTTGATCCAGATGTGGGAGACAACTCCCTTCATACTTATTCCCTTTctgcaaacaatttttttagCATTGATGTGAGAACCAGGACTGACGGTGCTAAGTATGCAGAGCTGATTGTGGTCAGAGAGCTGGATCGTGAGTTGAAGTCGTCTTATGAACTTCAACTCACTGCCTCTGACAAAGGGGTGCCTCAGAGATCTGGGTCATCCCTCCTGAAAATCAGCATTTCTGATTCCAATGACAACAGCCCTGTCTTTGAGCAGCAGTCATATATTATCCAACTCTTGGAAAACTCTCCTATTGGGACTTTGCTCATAGACCTCAATGCTACTGATCCAGATGAGGGCGCCAATGGGAAGGTCGTGTACTCCTTTAGCAGTCATGTGTCTGCCAAAATTATAGAAACTTTTAGGATAGACCCAGAAAAAGGTCACCTGACCCTGCTGAAACAAGTGGACTATGAAGTAACCAAATCCTATGAAATTGATGCTCAGGCTCAGGATATGGGGCCAAATTCTATTCCAGCTCACTGCAAAATTATAATTAAAGTTGTGGATGTGAATGACAACAAGCCAGAAATCAACTTAAATCTGATGTccacagagagagaagaggtAGCTTGCATCTCTGAGGGGTCACCCCTGGACACCTTTGTTGCCTTGGTCAGAGTGCAAGATAAGGACTCTGGTGTGAATGGAGAAATCGTTTGTAAGCTTCATGGGCATGGTCACTTTAAACTTCAAAAGACTTATGAAAATAACTATTTAATCTTAACTAATGCCACTCTAGATAGGGAAAAGAGATCTGAATACATCTTGACTGTAATAGCAGAGGACAAGGGAACGCCAAGTCTTTCCACAGTGAAACACTTTACTGTCCAAATCAGTGATGAAAATGACAACCCACCCCACTTCCAGACAAAGAGATATGAAGTTGTTATCTTGGAAAATAACTCCCCTGGAGCATACATCACATCAGTCACAGCCACAGACCCAGATCTAGGTGACAATGGGCAGGTGACATACACTATTTTGGAGAACTCTATTTTGGGAAGTTCTATAACCACCTATGTGACCATTGATCCCTCCAATGGGGCGATCTATGCCCTGCGAACCTTTGATCATGAAGAAGTAAATCAAATTGCTTTCATGGTCCAAGCTAGGGATGGAGGGAGCCAGCAGCTCACTAGCAACACCACTGTTGTACTCACCATCATTGATGAAAATGACAACGCTCCTGTCATCGTGGGGCCAGCACTACGcaacagcacagcagaaatCTCAATCCCTAAAGATGCTGAAATTGGCTTTCTTGTCACCAGGATAAGGGCTACAGACAGAGACTCTGGTATGAACTCTGAACTCAGCTGCTCCATAGCAGCTGACAAGGAAAACAGCATCTTTGTGATGGATCCCCAAACTTGTGACATCTCTATCAATGTGAGTGTTGAATCGGTTCCAGCAAAACAATGGGAGTTTTTGGTTATAGTCCAGGATAAAGGCAGCCCTCAGCTTAGTACTAAAGCTCTTCTGAAATGTACCATTTTGGAGCATGTTTATTCATTTTCAAGCACCGAAGCAACTTTGGTAAGCCAGCCCTCCCTGGACATCTCCATGATAACGATTATATCCTTAGGATCTATATGTGCTGTGTTATTGGTTATTATGGTTATCTTTGCTACGAGGTGCAATCGAGAGAAAAAGGACACCAGGTCTTACAACTGTCGCATGGCCGAATCAACCTACCAGCACCATCCAAAACGTCCCTCCAGGCAGATCCACAAAGGGGACATCACCCTGGTGCCAACTCTACCCATCAGATCTCACCACAGAGCTTCGCCATCATCATCCCCGGCCCTGGAGAGGGGTCAAAtgagcagccagcagagccacCACAGTCACCAGTCACTGAATAGCCTGGTGACCATCTCCTCGAACCATGTGCCCGAAAATTTCTCCCTGGAACTCACCCATGCTACACCAGCTGTTGAG GTTTCTCAGCTTCTCTCAATGCTTCATCAGGGCCAGTATCAACCAAGGCCAAGTTTTAGAGGAAACAAGTACTCCAGAAGCTACAG ATATGCGCTACAAGATATGGATAAATTCAGCTTGAAAGACAGTGGCCGGGGTGATAGTGAAGCTGGAGACAGTGATTATGATTTGGGGAGAGAGTCTCCAATTGACAGACTTCTTGGGGAAGGATTCAGTGACCTTTTCCTTACAGATGGAAGAATTCCTGCAG CGATGCGCCTGTGCACGGAGGAGTGCAGGGTCCTGGGCCACTCTGACCAGTGCTGGATGCCACCGCTGCCCTCTCCCTCTTCCGACTACAGAAGCAACATGTTCATCCCTGGGGAGGAGTTCCAGTCACCCCaacagcacctgcagcagcagcaccaccaggGCCTCGAGGAGGACGCCCAGGCAGCTGACTCCAGTGAGAAGAAGAAGAGCTTTTCAACATTTGGGAAGGACTGCCAGGGCGAGGAGGAATCAGGGGACACCTGcacctcctccctcctctccgAAATGAGCAGCGTCTTCCAGCGCCTGCTGCCTCCCTCGTTGGACGCCTACACGGAGTGCAATGAGATGGATCGCTCCAACTCTTTGGAGCGCAGGAAGGGACATTTGCCAGCCAAGAATGTAAATTACCCCCTGGGGgtggcagcctgggcagccagCACACATTTCCAGAACCCTGCCAACAATGGGCCCACTCTGGGGACTCACTCGGGCGCACAGCCTTCGTCCAGATGGCTGCCAGCCATGGAGGAGATCCCGGAGAATTATGAAGAAGATGATTTTGACAATGTGCTCAACCACCTCAGTGATGGCAAACATGAACTCATGGATGCCAGTGAGCTGGTGGCAGAAATTAACAAGCTGCTGCAAGATGTCCGACAGAACTAG